A single Nocardioides bizhenqiangii DNA region contains:
- a CDS encoding zinc-binding dehydrogenase, which translates to MFAVTAQSFSTDDPLSGLVLGERPDPEVPDGWTTVTVKAASLNHHDLWSLRGVGLKEDALPMILGCDAAGHDEDGNEVVVHAVVSSPDWTGDETLDPRRSLLSERYQGTFAERVAVPRRNVVPKPPSLSFEEAACLPTAWLTAYRMLFTQGGLKAGDTVLVQGAGGGVATALISLARAGGLRVLATSRDESKRAKALELGAHDVFESGERLPAKVDAVMETVGRATWAHSIRSLRPGGRIVISGTTSGPKLDDAMLTNIFFLQLSVIGSTMGTRDELAALATMLDATGVRPLLDRTLPMQEARDGFAALADGDVFGKIVFTL; encoded by the coding sequence ATGTTCGCCGTCACCGCCCAGTCCTTCAGCACCGACGACCCGCTGTCCGGCCTGGTCCTGGGCGAGCGGCCGGACCCCGAGGTGCCCGACGGGTGGACGACGGTCACCGTGAAGGCGGCGTCGCTCAACCACCACGACCTCTGGTCGCTGCGCGGTGTGGGACTCAAGGAGGACGCGCTGCCGATGATCCTCGGCTGCGACGCCGCCGGCCATGACGAGGACGGGAACGAGGTCGTCGTCCACGCGGTCGTGAGCAGCCCGGACTGGACCGGTGACGAGACGCTCGACCCGCGGCGGTCCCTCCTGTCCGAGCGGTACCAGGGCACGTTCGCCGAGCGGGTCGCCGTCCCGCGCCGCAACGTCGTGCCCAAACCGCCGTCGCTGTCGTTCGAGGAGGCAGCCTGCCTCCCGACCGCCTGGCTGACCGCCTACCGGATGTTGTTCACGCAGGGTGGCCTCAAGGCGGGCGACACCGTCCTCGTCCAGGGCGCCGGCGGCGGCGTCGCGACCGCCCTGATCTCGCTGGCCCGGGCCGGTGGGTTGCGGGTGCTGGCGACCAGCCGCGACGAGTCGAAGCGCGCCAAGGCGCTCGAGCTCGGCGCCCACGACGTGTTCGAGTCCGGCGAGCGGCTGCCGGCCAAGGTCGACGCCGTGATGGAGACCGTGGGCCGCGCGACCTGGGCCCACTCGATCAGGTCGCTGCGCCCCGGCGGCAGGATCGTCATCTCCGGCACCACCTCAGGACCGAAGCTCGACGACGCGATGCTCACCAACATCTTCTTCCTCCAGCTCAGCGTCATCGGCTCGACCATGGGCACCCGCGACGAGCTGGCTGCCCTTGCCACCATGCTCGACGCGACCGGCGTGCGACCGCTGCTCGACCGGACCCTGCCGATGCAGGAGGCCCGCGACGGGTTCGCCGCTCTCGCCGACGGCGACGTGTTCGGCAAGATCGTCTTCACCCTCTGA
- a CDS encoding NAD(P)-dependent malic enzyme, with the protein MEITATVGLSNKADLSLAYTPGVAEVCEAIAADPALTRHYTWVPNTVAIVTDGTAVLGLGDIGPAAAMPVMEGKAVLFKQFGGVDGIPICLATTDVEEIIETVVRLAPSFGGINLEDISAPRCFEIEDRLKERLDIPVFHDDQHGTAVVTLAALTNALTLTHGRPESTRVVISGAGAAGVAIAKILLEAGVQDVVVTDRKGVVSSDRHDLTPSKKALAELTADRSGRSGTLADAFAGADVYVGVSGGTVPEEVVATMADDAIIFAMANPNPEVHPDVAHRHARVVATGRSDFPNQINNVLAFPGIFRGAFDVHASAITEGMKVAAAQALAELVGDDLTEEMVIPSPFDPRVGPAVAAAVAAAARRDGVARA; encoded by the coding sequence ATGGAGATCACCGCGACGGTGGGTCTCAGCAACAAGGCGGACCTCTCGCTGGCCTACACCCCGGGCGTCGCCGAGGTCTGCGAGGCGATCGCGGCCGACCCGGCACTGACCCGGCACTACACGTGGGTGCCCAACACGGTCGCCATCGTCACCGACGGCACCGCGGTGCTCGGCCTGGGCGACATCGGCCCGGCCGCAGCGATGCCGGTGATGGAGGGCAAGGCCGTCCTCTTCAAGCAGTTCGGCGGGGTCGACGGCATCCCGATCTGCCTCGCGACGACCGACGTCGAGGAGATCATCGAGACCGTCGTGCGGCTCGCGCCGAGCTTCGGCGGCATCAACCTCGAGGACATCTCGGCCCCGCGTTGCTTCGAGATCGAGGACCGCCTCAAGGAGCGGCTCGACATCCCGGTGTTCCACGACGACCAGCACGGCACCGCCGTGGTCACCCTGGCCGCCCTCACCAACGCCCTCACGCTCACCCACGGCAGGCCCGAGTCGACGCGCGTCGTGATCTCGGGCGCGGGCGCCGCCGGCGTCGCGATCGCGAAGATCCTGCTCGAGGCCGGCGTCCAGGACGTCGTCGTCACCGACCGCAAGGGTGTGGTCAGCTCGGACCGCCACGACCTCACCCCTTCCAAGAAGGCGCTCGCCGAGCTCACCGCCGACCGGAGCGGTCGCAGCGGGACGCTCGCCGACGCGTTCGCGGGAGCGGACGTCTACGTCGGTGTCTCCGGCGGGACGGTTCCGGAGGAGGTCGTCGCGACGATGGCCGACGACGCGATCATCTTCGCGATGGCCAACCCCAACCCGGAGGTCCACCCCGACGTCGCCCATCGCCACGCCCGGGTCGTCGCGACCGGCCGATCTGACTTCCCCAACCAGATCAACAACGTGCTGGCCTTCCCCGGCATCTTCCGCGGCGCGTTCGACGTCCACGCCTCGGCGATCACCGAGGGCATGAAGGTCGCGGCCGCCCAGGCCCTCGCCGAGCTCGTGGGCGACGACCTCACCGAGGAGATGGTGATCCCTTCTCCCTTCGACCCACGGGTGGGACCGGCCGTCGCGGCCGCGGTCGCCGCGGCTGCGCGGCGCGACGGGGTCGCACGCGCCTGA
- a CDS encoding S24 family peptidase — MESHPASRNDGRTAGRRSVVPLGLAVVRGASMRPTLAPGDRLLVRYRRTPRPGQVVVGRFADGTVAVKRAVEQRPGGWWLLSDNTADGVDSRHRGVVPGDDVIGVVLARLWPRPRRL, encoded by the coding sequence ATGGAGTCCCACCCTGCCAGCCGGAACGACGGGCGTACGGCCGGCCGGCGGTCCGTCGTACCGCTCGGTCTGGCGGTCGTGCGGGGGGCGTCGATGCGGCCGACGCTGGCGCCGGGGGACCGGCTGCTGGTGCGCTACCGGAGAACGCCGCGACCGGGGCAGGTCGTGGTCGGTCGGTTCGCCGACGGGACGGTGGCGGTGAAGCGGGCCGTCGAGCAACGACCCGGCGGCTGGTGGCTGCTGTCGGACAACACCGCCGACGGCGTGGACTCACGACACCGGGGCGTCGTGCCCGGGGACGACGTGATCGGCGTCGTCCTGGCCCGGTTGTGGCCGCGCCCGCGACGCCTGTGA
- the sodN gene encoding superoxide dismutase, Ni, translating into MLSRLFAPTIEVSAHCDLPCGVYDPAQARIEAESVKAIIQKALDNDDPDFRTRAILIKEQRSELVKHHLWVLWTDYFKPPHFEKYPELHTLVNEATKLAGATGTKGTLDAGKADELLAKIDEIAKIFWETKQA; encoded by the coding sequence ATGCTCTCGCGTCTCTTCGCCCCCACCATCGAGGTGTCCGCCCACTGCGACCTGCCCTGCGGCGTCTATGACCCGGCCCAGGCCAGGATCGAGGCGGAGTCGGTCAAGGCCATCATCCAGAAGGCGCTCGACAACGACGACCCGGACTTCCGCACCCGCGCGATCCTCATCAAGGAGCAGCGCTCCGAGCTCGTGAAGCACCACCTGTGGGTGCTGTGGACCGACTACTTCAAGCCCCCGCACTTCGAGAAGTACCCCGAGCTGCACACCCTCGTCAACGAGGCGACCAAGCTCGCCGGCGCCACCGGCACCAAGGGCACCCTCGACGCCGGCAAGGCCGACGAGCTGCTGGCCAAGATCGACGAGATCGCCAAGATCTTCTGGGAGACGAAGCAGGCATGA
- a CDS encoding ATP-binding protein — protein sequence MIASGVGARSDVELRLPADGAYAAVLRTLTAGLAARLDFTMDDIEDLRIAVSEATAMVLDQADAGADLVCKFRLEPGELRLEVAAAAESPAAPDYDSFGWQVLTTLTSAASVEATRGQYAVLISVHSSLDPSAVDGAGL from the coding sequence ATGATCGCGAGCGGCGTGGGCGCCCGATCCGACGTCGAGCTGCGGCTGCCGGCGGACGGCGCCTACGCCGCTGTGCTCCGCACCCTCACCGCCGGCCTCGCGGCGCGCCTCGACTTCACGATGGACGACATCGAGGACCTGAGGATCGCCGTGAGCGAGGCGACGGCGATGGTGCTCGACCAGGCCGACGCCGGCGCGGACCTGGTCTGCAAGTTCCGCCTCGAGCCCGGAGAGCTCCGGCTCGAGGTCGCCGCCGCGGCGGAGTCGCCCGCGGCGCCGGACTACGACAGCTTCGGCTGGCAGGTCCTCACCACCCTCACGAGCGCTGCCAGCGTCGAGGCGACGCGCGGTCAGTACGCCGTCCTCATCTCGGTCCACTCCTCGCTCGACCCTTCGGCCGTCGACGGAGCCGGACTCTGA
- a CDS encoding RNA polymerase sigma factor SigF, with product MTEVGSRDSGRSAALEETRRENARLFAVFRDPDVSDAERDGAREALVHLHLALVEHCARRFRNRGEPFEDLVQVGTIGLIKSVDRFDTDRGVEFSTYATPTIIGEIKRYFRDKGWAIRVPRRLQELRMQISASTAELTQSLGRSPTPREIAEAIGCSVEEIVEGMESSNAYATLSLDATDDSDDGGGGQSMLDAIGIDDDALEQVEIRESVKPLLESLPPREKKILLLRFFKNMTQSQIAAEIGVSQMHVSRLLTRTLDQLRESLEADD from the coding sequence ATGACGGAGGTCGGTTCTCGGGACAGTGGCCGATCCGCTGCTCTCGAAGAGACCAGGCGCGAGAACGCCCGGCTGTTCGCGGTCTTCCGCGACCCCGACGTCTCCGACGCCGAGCGCGACGGCGCCCGCGAGGCCCTCGTGCACCTGCACCTGGCGCTGGTCGAGCACTGCGCGCGCCGGTTCCGCAACCGCGGCGAGCCGTTCGAGGACCTGGTGCAGGTCGGGACGATCGGCCTGATCAAGTCCGTCGACCGCTTCGACACCGATCGCGGCGTGGAGTTCTCGACCTACGCGACTCCCACGATCATCGGCGAGATCAAGCGTTACTTCCGCGACAAGGGGTGGGCGATCCGCGTCCCGCGCCGGCTCCAGGAGCTGCGGATGCAGATCAGCGCGTCGACCGCGGAGCTCACCCAGTCGCTCGGCCGCTCCCCCACGCCCCGCGAGATCGCCGAGGCCATCGGCTGCTCGGTGGAGGAGATCGTCGAGGGCATGGAGTCGAGCAACGCCTACGCCACCCTCTCCCTCGACGCCACGGACGACTCCGACGACGGCGGCGGCGGGCAGAGCATGCTCGACGCGATCGGCATCGACGACGACGCACTCGAGCAGGTCGAGATCCGCGAGTCGGTCAAGCCGTTGCTCGAGAGCCTGCCGCCGCGTGAGAAGAAGATCCTGCTGCTGCGCTTCTTCAAGAACATGACGCAGTCGCAAATCGCCGCGGAGATCGGCGTGTCCCAGATGCACGTGTCGCGGTTGCTCACCCGCACCCTCGACCAGCTCCGGGAGTCGCTGGAGGCCGACGACTGA
- a CDS encoding WhiB family transcriptional regulator produces the protein MDWRHRSACLDEDPELFFPIGNTGPAILQIEEAKQVCRRCDVREQCLAWALEAGQDHGVWGGLSEDERRALKRRNARARVRTSV, from the coding sequence ATGGATTGGCGTCACCGTTCCGCATGCCTCGACGAGGATCCGGAGCTGTTCTTCCCGATCGGCAACACCGGTCCGGCCATCCTCCAGATCGAGGAGGCCAAACAGGTGTGCCGACGCTGCGACGTGCGCGAGCAATGCCTCGCGTGGGCGCTCGAGGCGGGACAGGACCACGGCGTCTGGGGCGGTCTCAGCGAGGACGAGCGACGCGCCCTGAAGCGGCGCAACGCCCGGGCACGGGTCCGCACGTCGGTCTGA
- a CDS encoding histidine kinase N-terminal domain-containing protein, which translates to MPSLPAIARRHTDLDDEDIEWLQRILADWQIIADLSFADLVMWMPDREGGGYWAGGQMRPTTGPTAYVDDIVGSFVATGRRPLVDAAYEQGRIAREGDPEWRDEVPVRVEAIPVRRDGRVIAVIARNTNLLGVRTPSRLEINYLQTAGDLTKMIASGHFPASGQRSDHADSPRVGDGFLRVDESGRVVYASPNALSVYRKLGLAGDLAGHLLTDLTRELVPPRKRPDEETLSAVLGARAHRDTEIGSGDIALIVRAIPLRPDGEHIGGLILLRDVTDLRRRDRELISKDATIREIHHRVKNNLQTVAALLRLQARRIDSADATAALEEAVRRVGSIAIVHETLSQAVEEAVDFDAIADRLARLVTDVGLASVRIRRVGRFGMLVSEQATPLAMVLTELLQNAVEHGYPTDDTAPDEVGEVVMSAQRRGNQLEIVVDDDGRGLPEGFELDSSPSLGLSIVKTLVESELGGHLTLGSSPAGGTRADLSIPLD; encoded by the coding sequence GTGCCGTCCCTCCCCGCGATCGCCCGGCGCCACACCGACCTCGACGACGAGGACATCGAGTGGCTCCAGCGGATCCTCGCGGACTGGCAGATCATCGCCGACCTGTCCTTCGCGGACCTGGTGATGTGGATGCCCGACCGCGAGGGCGGCGGCTACTGGGCGGGCGGGCAGATGCGCCCGACGACCGGGCCGACGGCGTACGTCGACGACATCGTCGGCTCGTTCGTTGCCACCGGACGCCGACCACTGGTCGACGCGGCGTACGAGCAGGGCCGGATCGCGCGGGAGGGCGACCCGGAGTGGCGCGACGAGGTGCCGGTGCGGGTCGAGGCGATCCCGGTTCGCCGGGACGGCCGGGTGATCGCGGTGATCGCGCGCAACACCAACCTGCTCGGTGTCCGGACGCCGAGCCGGCTCGAGATCAACTACCTCCAGACCGCCGGCGACCTGACCAAGATGATCGCGTCCGGCCACTTCCCGGCGTCCGGCCAGCGCAGCGACCATGCGGACTCGCCCCGGGTCGGCGACGGCTTCCTGCGGGTCGACGAGAGCGGCCGGGTGGTCTACGCGAGCCCCAACGCGTTGTCGGTCTATCGCAAGCTCGGTCTGGCCGGCGACCTCGCCGGACACCTGCTCACCGACCTCACCCGCGAGCTGGTGCCGCCACGGAAGCGGCCCGACGAGGAGACGCTGAGCGCGGTGCTCGGCGCGCGGGCGCACCGCGACACCGAGATCGGGTCGGGCGACATCGCGTTGATCGTCCGCGCGATCCCGCTGCGACCGGACGGCGAGCACATCGGTGGCCTGATCCTGCTGCGCGACGTGACTGACCTCCGGCGCCGCGACCGCGAGCTGATCTCCAAGGACGCCACCATCCGAGAGATTCACCACCGGGTGAAGAACAACCTGCAGACGGTCGCCGCGCTGCTTCGCCTGCAGGCGCGGCGGATCGACTCCGCCGACGCGACCGCCGCTCTGGAGGAGGCAGTACGCCGGGTCGGCTCGATCGCGATCGTCCACGAGACCCTGAGCCAGGCGGTCGAGGAAGCCGTGGACTTCGACGCGATCGCCGACCGGCTGGCCCGGCTGGTCACCGACGTCGGGCTGGCGTCGGTGCGGATCCGCCGCGTGGGTCGGTTCGGGATGCTGGTCTCGGAGCAGGCGACGCCGCTCGCGATGGTCCTCACCGAGCTGCTGCAGAACGCAGTCGAGCACGGCTATCCCACCGACGACACCGCCCCGGACGAGGTGGGGGAGGTCGTGATGTCCGCGCAGCGGCGCGGCAACCAGCTCGAGATCGTCGTCGACGACGACGGCCGCGGTCTCCCGGAGGGCTTCGAGCTGGACAGCTCACCGAGCCTCGGCCTGTCGATCGTCAAGACCCTGGTCGAGTCGGAGCTCGGCGGACACCTCACCCTGGGGTCGTCGCCCGCAGGCGGGACCCGGGCGGACCTGTCGATACCGCTCGACTGA
- a CDS encoding DUF2785 domain-containing protein, which translates to MSAADFRVPADRRLSDLTAELTELLGTPDSELRELALAVLCTWIERGVYDDLLPGLGDGIATGLLTGIGERGTDTVFRRSFSALVVAEVIDRDTRKPRVTRAKVHEWGDRLATWFLMERDERGWVDDQGWAHAIAHGADAFGALARSPHCGPGELLVVLDVIGDRVTRTPGAVWYSGEHDRLAMTTLHVLRRGLVPNELVEAWLERIAEAARPRRDSDAKSDVYLQTGNAAAFLRALYLQLALGPAAPPRRTDMVLLLVEHLRRTHPAYLGPSHHRAGPPSAD; encoded by the coding sequence GTGTCTGCAGCCGACTTCAGAGTGCCCGCCGACCGCAGGCTGTCCGACCTCACCGCCGAGCTGACCGAGCTCCTCGGCACCCCTGATTCCGAGCTCCGGGAGCTGGCCCTCGCGGTGCTCTGCACGTGGATCGAGCGTGGTGTCTACGACGACCTGCTGCCTGGCCTGGGCGACGGGATCGCAACCGGGTTGCTCACCGGCATCGGCGAGAGAGGCACCGACACCGTGTTCCGTCGCAGCTTCTCGGCACTCGTCGTCGCTGAGGTGATCGATCGGGACACCCGCAAGCCCCGGGTGACCCGCGCGAAGGTCCACGAGTGGGGTGATCGCCTGGCGACCTGGTTCCTCATGGAGCGCGACGAGCGCGGCTGGGTGGACGACCAGGGCTGGGCGCACGCGATCGCGCACGGCGCCGACGCCTTCGGCGCCCTCGCCCGCTCCCCGCACTGCGGCCCGGGCGAGCTGCTCGTCGTCCTCGACGTCATCGGCGACCGCGTGACCCGCACGCCCGGAGCGGTCTGGTACTCCGGCGAGCACGACCGGCTGGCGATGACCACCCTGCACGTCCTGCGGCGCGGGCTGGTGCCCAACGAGCTGGTCGAGGCCTGGCTGGAGCGGATCGCCGAAGCGGCCCGGCCGCGGCGCGACAGCGACGCCAAGTCCGACGTCTACCTGCAGACGGGGAACGCCGCGGCGTTCCTCCGTGCGCTCTACCTCCAGCTGGCGCTCGGGCCCGCCGCGCCGCCCCGGCGCACGGACATGGTCCTGCTGCTGGTCGAGCACCTGAGGCGCACACACCCGGCCTACCTCGGCCCGTCGCACCACCGCGCCGGCCCGCCCAGCGCCGATTGA
- a CDS encoding acetolactate synthase has product MTSPETSTELTGHAGQLAVAVAQAHGVETMFTLSGAHVFPMYDGAVKAAEEGQPMRLLDVRHEQTAAFAAEATGKLTRVPGLAVLTAGPGVTNGISAMAQAQFAGSPMVVVGGRAPNNRWGTGALQEIDHLPIVGPVTKRAATLMTADDVAAGFHEAFTAARSSHRGPTYVDVPMDEFFNVGTGAVPVVGADAFRGAEPDSDAVDRIAGLIAAAARPLLILGTDVWADGAETAALRFVEALGVPAITNGMGRGVIPGGHPLLVTKARGAAIGGADLVVVVGTALDFRLGYGIFGGKDGAEPAQVVHIADSPALVSGHAALAASVGGDLTAVFDGLQAALERGNRPDWSGWVSGLQDTVAAAAARDAELLSAEADPVHPARIYGELVPRLADDAVVIGDGGDFVSFAGKYVEPKRPGCWLDPGPYGCLGAGLGAAIAARVARPSSQVVLLLGDGAAGFSLMDVDTLVRHNLPVVMVMGNNSAWGLEKGPMQMLYGYDVVADLAPRTAYDSVVSALGGAGETVTDPRQIGPALDRAFAAGAPYLVNVITDVNAAYPRSTFGI; this is encoded by the coding sequence ATGACCTCGCCCGAGACCTCGACCGAACTCACCGGCCACGCCGGACAGCTCGCCGTCGCCGTTGCCCAGGCGCACGGCGTCGAGACCATGTTCACGCTGTCCGGCGCGCACGTCTTCCCGATGTACGACGGCGCGGTGAAGGCGGCCGAGGAAGGGCAGCCGATGCGGCTGCTCGACGTACGGCACGAGCAGACCGCGGCGTTCGCGGCCGAGGCGACCGGCAAGCTCACCCGGGTGCCCGGCCTCGCCGTGCTGACCGCCGGACCCGGGGTGACGAACGGCATCAGCGCGATGGCCCAGGCCCAGTTCGCCGGGTCGCCGATGGTCGTCGTCGGCGGCCGCGCGCCCAACAACCGCTGGGGCACCGGCGCGCTCCAGGAGATCGACCACCTGCCCATCGTCGGGCCGGTCACCAAGCGGGCGGCCACGCTGATGACCGCCGACGACGTCGCCGCCGGCTTCCACGAGGCGTTCACGGCCGCGCGGTCGTCCCACCGCGGGCCGACGTACGTCGACGTGCCGATGGACGAGTTCTTCAACGTCGGCACGGGGGCGGTGCCCGTCGTCGGCGCCGACGCGTTCCGCGGTGCGGAGCCCGACAGCGACGCGGTCGACCGGATCGCGGGACTGATCGCGGCGGCCGCGCGACCGCTGCTGATCCTCGGCACCGACGTCTGGGCCGACGGCGCGGAGACCGCGGCGCTGCGCTTCGTCGAGGCACTCGGCGTCCCCGCCATCACCAACGGGATGGGGCGCGGCGTGATCCCGGGCGGACACCCGCTGCTGGTGACGAAGGCGCGGGGTGCCGCCATCGGCGGCGCCGACCTGGTCGTCGTCGTCGGCACCGCGCTCGACTTCCGGCTCGGCTACGGGATCTTCGGCGGCAAGGACGGCGCTGAGCCGGCCCAGGTCGTGCACATCGCCGATTCCCCTGCCCTGGTCTCCGGGCACGCCGCGCTGGCCGCGTCGGTGGGCGGCGACCTGACCGCGGTCTTCGACGGCCTGCAGGCCGCGCTGGAGCGCGGCAACCGGCCGGACTGGTCCGGGTGGGTGTCGGGGCTGCAGGACACGGTCGCGGCGGCGGCTGCGCGGGACGCCGAGCTGCTCTCCGCCGAGGCCGACCCGGTGCACCCGGCGCGGATCTACGGCGAGCTGGTGCCCCGCCTCGCCGACGACGCGGTCGTGATCGGCGACGGCGGCGACTTCGTCTCGTTCGCCGGCAAGTACGTCGAGCCGAAGCGGCCGGGCTGCTGGCTCGACCCCGGCCCCTACGGCTGCCTCGGCGCCGGGCTCGGCGCCGCGATCGCGGCGCGGGTCGCCCGGCCGTCCTCGCAGGTCGTGCTGCTGCTCGGCGACGGCGCTGCCGGGTTCTCGTTGATGGACGTCGACACCCTCGTCCGCCACAACCTGCCGGTCGTGATGGTGATGGGCAACAACTCCGCGTGGGGCTTGGAGAAAGGTCCGATGCAGATGCTCTACGGCTACGACGTCGTTGCCGACCTCGCGCCGCGGACCGCCTACGACTCGGTCGTGTCCGCGCTCGGCGGGGCCGGCGAGACCGTGACCGACCCGCGGCAGATCGGTCCCGCGCTCGACCGGGCGTTCGCCGCAGGCGCGCCGTACCTCGTCAACGTGATCACCGACGTCAACGCGGCGTACCCCCGCAGCACGTTCGGCATCTAG
- a CDS encoding thioesterase family protein, whose translation MTQVPSAEAALHFTVTDDDTAAAVGSGTLPVLGTPRLLAWCEAATCAAIDPALAPGETSVGTRIQLEHLAPSAVGQAVEVTARLAYADGRLRRFSVAARNVGPEGPGKLVGSGEITRVVVDGERFLSRISG comes from the coding sequence ATGACCCAGGTCCCGTCGGCCGAGGCCGCGCTCCACTTCACCGTCACCGACGACGACACCGCCGCCGCGGTGGGGTCAGGGACCTTGCCCGTGCTCGGCACCCCACGGTTGCTGGCCTGGTGCGAGGCCGCTACGTGCGCCGCGATCGACCCGGCGCTCGCGCCCGGCGAGACCAGCGTCGGGACCCGGATCCAGCTCGAGCACCTGGCGCCGAGCGCGGTCGGGCAGGCGGTCGAGGTGACCGCCCGGCTGGCGTATGCCGACGGCCGGCTGCGGCGGTTCTCCGTCGCGGCGCGCAACGTCGGGCCGGAGGGACCGGGCAAGCTCGTCGGCAGCGGCGAGATCACCCGGGTGGTAGTGGACGGCGAGCGGTTCCTGTCCCGGATTTCGGGCTGA
- a CDS encoding 50S ribosomal protein bL37 has product MGKTGRKRRSRRKKAANHGKRPNS; this is encoded by the coding sequence ATGGGCAAGACTGGTCGCAAGCGCCGTTCGCGCCGCAAGAAGGCCGCCAACCACGGCAAGCGCCCCAACAGCTGA
- a CDS encoding AraC family transcriptional regulator: MSEQLSGHDRVPTGLDRNATLSDVLDRMHLQGAVFLRGEYSEAWSYRSPSAADTAALLQPGAPRVALFHVVATGRCWTMLADGQKHWAYEGDVIVLPYGDLHTMGGAQPAEVVDMVTILDMPPWTQMPVVRHGSGGERTDLVCGYLTSDHPLFDPRLRALPPLFVVSPSEAPARGWVQASIDYALAQTSPASQGGLEGPTQVPELLVREVLRIHLASAPQVESGWLQALADPVLAPALAAIHGSPEDRWTVAGLAREANVSVSLLDERFRAVLGLAPIRYLAAWRMHVAGDLLRSTTLGVASVARRVGYESEEAFSRAFKRSTGRSPSTVRRH, encoded by the coding sequence ATGTCGGAGCAGCTCTCCGGCCATGACCGCGTCCCCACCGGACTTGACCGCAACGCCACACTCAGCGACGTCCTCGACCGGATGCACTTGCAGGGCGCGGTCTTCCTGCGCGGCGAGTACTCCGAGGCGTGGTCCTACCGTTCGCCGTCGGCAGCCGACACGGCCGCGCTGCTCCAGCCCGGGGCGCCCCGGGTCGCCCTGTTCCACGTCGTTGCGACCGGCCGGTGCTGGACCATGCTCGCCGACGGCCAGAAGCACTGGGCCTACGAGGGTGACGTGATCGTGCTGCCGTACGGCGACCTCCACACCATGGGCGGCGCCCAGCCGGCCGAGGTCGTCGACATGGTGACGATCCTCGACATGCCGCCGTGGACTCAGATGCCGGTGGTGCGGCACGGGTCCGGCGGCGAGCGGACCGATCTGGTGTGCGGCTACCTCACCAGCGATCACCCGCTGTTCGACCCGCGTCTGCGCGCGCTGCCGCCGTTGTTCGTCGTGAGCCCGAGCGAGGCGCCGGCGCGCGGATGGGTCCAGGCCAGCATCGACTACGCGTTGGCGCAAACGTCCCCCGCCTCGCAAGGCGGATTGGAGGGCCCCACGCAGGTGCCCGAGCTGCTGGTGCGCGAGGTCTTGCGGATCCACCTGGCGAGTGCGCCACAGGTCGAGAGCGGCTGGCTCCAGGCCCTTGCCGACCCCGTGCTCGCGCCGGCGCTGGCCGCGATCCACGGATCACCCGAGGACCGGTGGACGGTTGCCGGGCTCGCGCGGGAGGCCAACGTGTCGGTGTCGCTGCTCGACGAGCGGTTCCGCGCGGTGCTGGGTCTCGCCCCGATCCGCTACCTCGCCGCGTGGCGGATGCACGTCGCCGGCGACCTGCTGCGCTCGACCACCCTGGGCGTCGCCTCGGTCGCACGACGCGTCGGCTACGAGTCCGAGGAGGCGTTCAGCCGGGCGTTCAAGCGCTCCACGGGGCGCTCACCCAGCACCGTTCGCCGCCACTAG
- a CDS encoding DUF4242 domain-containing protein has translation MPLFMDVHENLPGATANDVAAAHKKDVEIQDQYGVNYLRYWVDESNGKVFCLVDAPDADAAAAVHKEAHGLLADHLYPVVEGS, from the coding sequence ATGCCGCTCTTCATGGATGTTCACGAGAACCTGCCCGGCGCGACCGCGAACGACGTCGCCGCCGCTCACAAGAAGGATGTCGAGATCCAGGACCAGTACGGCGTGAACTACCTGCGCTACTGGGTCGACGAGAGCAACGGCAAGGTGTTCTGCCTGGTCGACGCTCCCGACGCCGACGCGGCGGCCGCGGTCCACAAGGAGGCCCACGGCCTTCTGGCCGACCACCTCTACCCCGTCGTCGAGGGCAGCTGA